A single region of the Bdellovibrio sp. GT3 genome encodes:
- the pgaC gene encoding poly-beta-1,6-N-acetyl-D-glucosamine synthase, with the protein MILSYLPAIFKFLFLTTPFVLPLIWIMGALVFYFKRERKRQTLTEFSEQRYTILIPCYNEEKTAEATIRSLDILPVDQCEIIAINDGSRDKTQAVLEKLAITRPNMRVINLVQNRGKAAALTLGTMASRHEFILCLDADSELEADAPRIMMEHFANPEVAGVTGNPRVKNRGTLVGRLQVGEFSALVGMIKRYHQSLGRLFALSGVLVMFRKSAVESVGYWDTDTVTEDVGISWKLQTSGWALKYEPKAKCDVLMPDTLKGLWKQRLRWAQGGFEVMLKHGRSVLNGRDTGLRLILLEYVFSVLWAFMLPVTIAFAIFGTNLHEMNLSYAILLTGIMSFTQFVVGMFLHGRYERDSRLGFVAIWYPFAYWMINSFVLFVAIPKVLFGPKRQFSSWVSPDRGGVTYAKNN; encoded by the coding sequence GATTTTATCATATCTGCCCGCCATTTTTAAATTCCTATTCCTGACAACCCCGTTTGTGCTGCCGTTGATTTGGATCATGGGAGCTTTGGTTTTTTACTTTAAGCGTGAACGCAAACGTCAGACTTTGACGGAGTTTTCAGAACAGCGCTACACGATTTTGATTCCTTGCTATAACGAGGAAAAAACCGCCGAGGCCACCATCCGTTCTTTGGATATTTTGCCAGTGGATCAATGCGAAATTATCGCCATCAATGATGGCAGCCGTGACAAAACCCAGGCCGTATTGGAAAAACTGGCAATCACACGTCCCAATATGCGTGTCATCAATCTGGTGCAAAACCGCGGTAAAGCGGCTGCACTGACTTTAGGCACTATGGCCAGTCGTCATGAATTCATTCTTTGTCTGGATGCCGATTCCGAACTTGAGGCGGATGCCCCAAGAATCATGATGGAGCATTTTGCAAATCCCGAAGTGGCTGGTGTTACGGGCAATCCCCGCGTTAAAAACCGCGGTACTTTAGTGGGCCGACTTCAGGTCGGGGAATTTTCAGCTTTGGTCGGCATGATCAAACGTTATCACCAATCTCTTGGCCGCTTGTTTGCGCTATCAGGTGTATTGGTGATGTTCCGCAAGTCAGCAGTTGAAAGTGTCGGCTACTGGGACACGGATACAGTGACAGAAGACGTGGGTATCAGTTGGAAGCTGCAAACCTCGGGCTGGGCTCTTAAGTATGAACCGAAAGCCAAGTGTGACGTTCTTATGCCAGACACTTTGAAAGGTCTTTGGAAGCAACGCCTGCGTTGGGCTCAAGGTGGATTCGAGGTCATGTTGAAGCACGGTCGTTCCGTTCTGAATGGTCGCGACACCGGTCTTCGTTTGATTCTGTTGGAATACGTATTCTCAGTCCTATGGGCTTTCATGTTGCCGGTGACAATTGCCTTCGCAATCTTTGGTACCAATCTTCATGAAATGAATTTGAGCTACGCCATTCTTTTGACTGGGATCATGAGCTTCACACAGTTCGTGGTCGGTATGTTCCTGCATGGTCGTTACGAGCGCGATTCAAGACTTGGTTTCGTGGCGATCTGGTATCCGTTTGCTTATTGGATGATTAATAGTTTTGTGTTATTCGTGGCAATCCCGAAAGTTCTATTTGGCCCTAAACGCCAATTTAGTTCTTGGGTGAGTCCTGACCGCGGTGGAGTTACTTATGCGAAAAATAATTGA